The DNA segment AAAAAACTAGAACTCGCCGAGTTTGAACAGAAACAAGCGCTCGATAATATTCAACAAACAGTGAAGAACAAGCATATAGACTGGATGGAAATTCGTAAGAAACGTGATGCATTGGGTCTGCTATTGAATAAGCGGAAAATTGCTGCACAACTTGTCGAGCATCGACGCGAGCAAAAAGACCTTGATGAGTTTTCTAACTTCCAATATTTCAAGCGTAAAAATAACCGATAAACGCACGCCAACTTATACTTGGCGTGAATTTTGCTATAATTTTGCTATAACTTCTTATTGATGACATTTAGGCTTGAACTATGATTTTCTCTCTACATAAATCAACTGCGATGACGGATACACAAGTGGCGAATAATAAATCGCAAGCGCTTAATGTCAAAGGCGATACCGCTGCAGATATGGCGAGTGCTGGCGAGTTGACGTCTGAGAACAGCTTTTCAAAATTATTTTCTCTGTTTAATAGCGATAATAAAACAGATTCTATCGTCGGACAAACAGCCATCGATAGTGCTGAGAATATTGCGGCTGAGAGTACGGAGGATAGTACGGAGAATAGTACACTACCAAGTGCTGAGCCTAGTTTTGACGCGAGTATCAATGATGGTATTGTAGCGGGTCGGATAGAGCACACTAATGAAGTTGAAGTTGAAGTTGAAGTTGAAGTTGAAGTTGAAGTTGAAGTTGAAGTTGAAGCGATAGCCGGCGATGACTTAAGTGTCATGAGTCAAGGTGACAGCGCACTGAAAAATGAAAGCAGTGATGACTTTTTGGCTCGTCTTGAGCAATCATCGATGCTGTTGCAAGGTAAAGCTAACGGTAATGAATTGCCTTTACCTGCCAAGGGGGCGAATATTGCCTTATCGGCATCCGTTAGCATGACAGGCTTATCCATGCTCGATAGTAGCGTTGTAGACGCGACGAATGTGAGTGATGTGAGTGATGTGAGTGATAATGAGCAGACACAAGTATTGGAAGCGAGCGAGTTATCGTCTGATCCAACAGATACTATCACTGCGTCAACGTTAGCTGGTATATCGACAATAGGAGGCCTTACTGACAACAGTCCTCGATTCAATAACGACGATTTTTTAGCTGGTGGTGATTCAATTAATGGTGCTAGAAAAGCAACTTTAGCCACTGATTTTGGCGAAGTAGACTGGGCAAGAAACACCCCTTTTAGTCAATCTAATAGTATGACTGCTGGGGCCAGCAGTGCAGTAACTGAGAGTGATAATGCTGCACTAGAACAGCAGGATATGGCATCGGCTGAACCCATTGAGCAATTAGATTTTGCGCAAATTATGGAGTCTGCACGTAAACAAGAGCCGTTAGACCAAACCATACGTACTTTGATCAAGGCGCCGGCATTAACAGACGTAGAACAGCAAGTATTAGAGAAGCGGGTTAGTCTTAATAACAATCTCGCTAGCTCGGAATTAAATGAAAAAATCGCCATAATGGTAAGCAAAGAATTGCAAACAGCGACAATCCGTTTAGATCCAGCAGAATTAGGCAGTATGAATATCAAATTGGTTGTGCAAAACGATCAGATAAATGTGACAATCCAAACGCAGAATAATCAAAGCCGAGATTTACTTGAACAACAAATGCCGCGATTACGAGAAATGCTACAGCAACAAGGTATGACGTTGGGAGAGACTAAGGTACAAGCCGACAGTGGCCAGCAACACTCTGAATTTCAGCAATCAAGACAAGAAAACGGACAAAAAAATAGCAATAAAGATGCGAATTATACGATAGATTCACAGACTGAAGCCCCTGTTACGACTCCGTATTGGCAAGACTCGGCGAAAGGGGTAGACTTTTACGCCTAAGCTGTTTAGTCAGTGGCAGTAATGAGCACAATAGATAATTCGATTTAAGGACGATAATGGCCGACGATAAAGATTTGAAAATAGACGATAAAGGTAAGGGTAATAAGAAAATTATTATCATTGCGGTAATTTTAGTATTAGCGCTTGTTGGAGGTGCTGCCTTTTTCTTTTTAAGTGATGATAGTGCTGCCGCTGAGAGTTCAGGGGTGGTAACAGAAACCGTCGATAAAACAATTAATGAGACCGCTTATTATGTGGCGCTTCCACGTCCTTTTGTTTTTAATGTCATAGGGTTAAAGCGGGAGCGTTTAGTTCAGATAAAAGTGCAGTTAATGGTACGCGGCAGTGATAATAAAGATTTAGCGAAAGCCAATTTACCGCTGATTGAAAGTACATTATTGCAAGTCTTTAGCGCCACCACTGAGCAACAATTAGCAACCTATCAAGGTAAAGAATTATTGCGCGCGGATTCGTTAACGAATGTGAATGAAATTTTGACTAAATATACTGGAAAAGGGGGGGTTGAAAAAATCCTATTTTCTGGTTTTGTAATGCAGTAGGTTAAGTGTGAGTGATTTATTAAGCCAAGACGAGATTGATGCGCTATTACATGGTGTTGATGATGTTGAAGAAGATGAATTTGACACCGTCGAAGACAGTGGCAGTATTGTGGATTTTGACTTTTCATCGCAAGACCGTATTGTGCGTGGTCGTATGCCAACGCTGGAGTTGGTTAATGAACGTTTCGCTCGTCACATGCGGATCAGCCTATTTAATATGATGCGCCGTACTGCGGAAGTATCAATTAATGGCGTACAAATGCTTAAATTTGGCGAATACGTGCATACGTTATTTGTACCGACTAGTTTGAATATGGTGCGTTTCCGCCCTTTAAAAGGCACCGCGTTAGTGACCATGGAAGCACGTCTCGTCTTTATTTTAGTCGAAAATTTTTTTGGTGGCGATGGCCGTTATCATGCCAAAATTGAAGGTCGTGAATTTACGCCGACAGAGCGCCGTATTATTCAAATGTTGTTAAAGATAGTCTTTGAAGATTATCACGAAGCATGGGCGCCTGTTATGGACGCAGAGTTTGAATACCTTGATTCGGAAGTAAACCCGGCGATGGCTAATATTGTTAGCCCGACTGAGGTTGTTGTCGTGAGCTCATTCCATATCGAGCTTGATGGTGGCGGAGGTGATTTTCATATTACCATGCCGTACTCGATGCTTGAGCCGATCCGTGAATTACTCGATGCGGGTGTGCAAAGTGACAAAGAAGATACCGATGAACGCTGGAGTTCGGCGTTACAAGAAGAGATCTTAGATGTACCAGTAGAACTGAGTACTAAGTTACTTGAAACTGAGCTGACAATAGGGCAAATTATGGAATTAAGAGTAGGGGATATTATCCCGATTGAGATGCCTGAAGAACTCACCGTATTTATTGAAGATTTACCCAGTTATAAAGCCAAACTGGGTCGAAATAAAGATAATGTAGCGGTTAAAATTAGCAGAAAACTGAAAGTAAGTAATTTAACTAAATCTGATATTGACCGTGTGGTATTACGTGGTGGATTAATTAATGCAGACGATAAAAATAAGGTATAGAAATGAGTGAAGATCAAGATCAGATGGCCAATGACTGGGCCGCTGCAATGGCCGAGCAAAGCCATGTTGAAGCGACGGAGTTAGAAGATTTTAGCAATGATGACAATGCATTCTCGCCTGGACAACAGCATAAATTAGATAGTATTCTTGATATTCCGGTTGTGATTTCAATGGAAGTTGGTCGTAGTAAAATTAGTATTCGTAATTTATTACAATTAAATCAAGGCTCTGTTGTTGAGCTTGATCGTATAGCTGGTGAGCCGCTTGACGTAATGGTTAATGGTACACTTATCGCCCACGGTGAAGTTGTGGTAGTCAATGACAAATTTGGTATTCGGTTAACCGACGTCATCAGCCAAACTGAACGTATTAAGAAGCTTAAATAGTATGAACGATATCGATATGTTGCAATGGCTATTATCGTTGCTGGTGGTTATTTCGGTTATTTTGATATTAGCTTTTGTAGCTAAGAAAGCGCGTGTATTTGGCAGTAATAATCAACTGCTACACGTTGTCGCGACGTTACCGTTAGGGCCGAAAGAGCGGATCATGGTGGTACAAGTTGGTTCAGAACAAGTATTGCTCGGCGTCACTGGACAGCAAATTAATTTGCTTAAAGAGTTAGCACAGCCTTTGGATAATAGTCAGCCAGAGCTCAATCCATTTGCGACTAAATTAGCCCTGATGATGAAACAGCATAATGAAAAATAAGTTTACGGTATTACTGTCGCTGGTACTGCTCTTCTTCACCTCCGCTGCATGGGCTGATGATTTTGTGATGTCGGCGGTGAAAGTGATCACGAACAGTGATGGCTCGCAGGAATATTCGGTGTCATTGCAAATTTTAGCCATGATGACGGCGTTTAGTTTTCTTCCAGCTGCGCTGATCATGATGACCTCGTTTACTCGCATCATCATTGTACTGTCTATTTTACGCCAAGCATTAGGTTTACAGCAGAGTCCGTCTAACCAAGTATTAGTTGGTATCACCTTATTTTTGTCTTTTTTCATTATGTCGCCAGTATTTGATCGTATTAATGATAATGCTCTGCAGCCTTATTTGAGTGAAGAACTTACATCGATTCAAGCCTTTGAGCAGGCTAAACTGCCAATGCAGCAATTTATGTTAGCGCAAACGCGTGTGACCGATCTTGATACCTTCATGCGAATTGCAAAAGTGGAAGCCGATTCACCCGAAGAGGTGCCTTTTAGAGTTTTGATTCCTGCTTTTGTGACCAGCGAACTGAAAACTGCCTTTCAAATTGGTTTTATGGTGTTCATTCCCTTTTTGATTATTGACTTGGTGGTGGCGAGTATCTTGATGGCCATGGGTATGATGATGTTATCACCAATGATTGTATCTTTGCCCTTTAAGCTCATGTTGTTTGTTCTCGTTGATGGTTGGAGCCTTATTTTGGGCACGCTTGCCAGCAGCTTTGGATTATGACAACGCTCTTTATAACCACGTTTTCACATAAGGTAATTGTTCAGTTCATCAATCGGTTTATAAGCCGATTCATAAGTAAAAGGCAGTATCATGGCACCTGAAGTCTTTGTAGATATATTTCGACAAGCATTATGGACGGTATTACTGCTGGTCTGTGCGGTTGTTGTTCCAGGGTTATTAGTCGGTTTAGTGGTGTCTGTGTTTCAGGCCGCGACCTCAATTAATGAACAAACATTAAGTTTCTTACCGCGTTTAATTGCCACCTTACTGGCACTGATCTATGGTGCGCATTGGGGCTTTGGTCGTTTGATGGAATTCTTTACCAATATGATACTTCAGATCCCACAAGTTGTAGGTTAATTAGTGGAAATTCTATCAGCTGATATTATGACGTTTATGGCCAGTTATATTTGGCCATTTGCCCGTCTATCTGGCATGGTCATGGTCATGATAGTCAGTGGTGCGAAAACCACACCAGCCATGATCCGGTTATTTTATTGTCTTGCGCTTACCGTGATGGTCGCGCCGGTATTGCCGCCTATGCCCAATGTTGACTTGTTTTCGTTAAGTAGCTTCATGATCATTTTACAACAAAGTTTGATTGGTATTGCCATCGGCTTTGTGACGGTCATGTTGATTCAAACGTTTGTGCTCGCGGGACAGATTATCGCGATGCAAACCAGTTTAGGTTTTGCTTCTATGGCCGATCCAGCATCAGGGCAAATGTCTCCCGTGATCGGTCAAATCTATATTTTATTAGGTACACTGGTTTATTTATCTGT comes from the Moritella yayanosii genome and includes:
- the fliJ gene encoding flagellar export protein FliJ, which gives rise to MANTALQRVYEQLERQEKDAARAYALIQQDAERYHSQMQQLSDYRKQYLQQFTERGEEGISGSSYAHYHNFMKKLELAEFEQKQALDNIQQTVKNKHIDWMEIRKKRDALGLLLNKRKIAAQLVEHRREQKDLDEFSNFQYFKRKNNR
- a CDS encoding flagellar hook-length control protein FliK; translation: MIFSLHKSTAMTDTQVANNKSQALNVKGDTAADMASAGELTSENSFSKLFSLFNSDNKTDSIVGQTAIDSAENIAAESTEDSTENSTLPSAEPSFDASINDGIVAGRIEHTNEVEVEVEVEVEVEVEVEVEAIAGDDLSVMSQGDSALKNESSDDFLARLEQSSMLLQGKANGNELPLPAKGANIALSASVSMTGLSMLDSSVVDATNVSDVSDVSDNEQTQVLEASELSSDPTDTITASTLAGISTIGGLTDNSPRFNNDDFLAGGDSINGARKATLATDFGEVDWARNTPFSQSNSMTAGASSAVTESDNAALEQQDMASAEPIEQLDFAQIMESARKQEPLDQTIRTLIKAPALTDVEQQVLEKRVSLNNNLASSELNEKIAIMVSKELQTATIRLDPAELGSMNIKLVVQNDQINVTIQTQNNQSRDLLEQQMPRLREMLQQQGMTLGETKVQADSGQQHSEFQQSRQENGQKNSNKDANYTIDSQTEAPVTTPYWQDSAKGVDFYA
- the fliL gene encoding flagellar basal body-associated protein FliL translates to MADDKDLKIDDKGKGNKKIIIIAVILVLALVGGAAFFFLSDDSAAAESSGVVTETVDKTINETAYYVALPRPFVFNVIGLKRERLVQIKVQLMVRGSDNKDLAKANLPLIESTLLQVFSATTEQQLATYQGKELLRADSLTNVNEILTKYTGKGGVEKILFSGFVMQ
- the fliM gene encoding flagellar motor switch protein FliM codes for the protein MSDLLSQDEIDALLHGVDDVEEDEFDTVEDSGSIVDFDFSSQDRIVRGRMPTLELVNERFARHMRISLFNMMRRTAEVSINGVQMLKFGEYVHTLFVPTSLNMVRFRPLKGTALVTMEARLVFILVENFFGGDGRYHAKIEGREFTPTERRIIQMLLKIVFEDYHEAWAPVMDAEFEYLDSEVNPAMANIVSPTEVVVVSSFHIELDGGGGDFHITMPYSMLEPIRELLDAGVQSDKEDTDERWSSALQEEILDVPVELSTKLLETELTIGQIMELRVGDIIPIEMPEELTVFIEDLPSYKAKLGRNKDNVAVKISRKLKVSNLTKSDIDRVVLRGGLINADDKNKV
- the fliN gene encoding flagellar motor switch protein FliN, which codes for MSEDQDQMANDWAAAMAEQSHVEATELEDFSNDDNAFSPGQQHKLDSILDIPVVISMEVGRSKISIRNLLQLNQGSVVELDRIAGEPLDVMVNGTLIAHGEVVVVNDKFGIRLTDVISQTERIKKLK
- the fliO gene encoding flagellar biosynthetic protein FliO codes for the protein MNDIDMLQWLLSLLVVISVILILAFVAKKARVFGSNNQLLHVVATLPLGPKERIMVVQVGSEQVLLGVTGQQINLLKELAQPLDNSQPELNPFATKLALMMKQHNEK
- the fliP gene encoding flagellar type III secretion system pore protein FliP (The bacterial flagellar biogenesis protein FliP forms a type III secretion system (T3SS)-type pore required for flagellar assembly.), which produces MKNKFTVLLSLVLLFFTSAAWADDFVMSAVKVITNSDGSQEYSVSLQILAMMTAFSFLPAALIMMTSFTRIIIVLSILRQALGLQQSPSNQVLVGITLFLSFFIMSPVFDRINDNALQPYLSEELTSIQAFEQAKLPMQQFMLAQTRVTDLDTFMRIAKVEADSPEEVPFRVLIPAFVTSELKTAFQIGFMVFIPFLIIDLVVASILMAMGMMMLSPMIVSLPFKLMLFVLVDGWSLILGTLASSFGL
- the fliQ gene encoding flagellar biosynthesis protein FliQ, which produces MAPEVFVDIFRQALWTVLLLVCAVVVPGLLVGLVVSVFQAATSINEQTLSFLPRLIATLLALIYGAHWGFGRLMEFFTNMILQIPQVVG
- the fliR gene encoding flagellar biosynthetic protein FliR; its protein translation is MEILSADIMTFMASYIWPFARLSGMVMVMIVSGAKTTPAMIRLFYCLALTVMVAPVLPPMPNVDLFSLSSFMIILQQSLIGIAIGFVTVMLIQTFVLAGQIIAMQTSLGFASMADPASGQMSPVIGQIYILLGTLVYLSVNGHLFMIETVVKSFETLPVSASGLVAVQYYEIAGWVSVMFAAALSMSLSAVVAMLVINFSFGVMTKAAPQLNVFSLGFAVGMVAGLFIIYLSLKSFVFHFDAQWQRAGKLICSLLNNACAY